The following coding sequences are from one Maniola hyperantus chromosome 7, iAphHyp1.2, whole genome shotgun sequence window:
- the LOC138402588 gene encoding uncharacterized protein, producing the protein MDSDTESLLALLLIRRRRRQRRHRRYWVHPILTGPTVKHNLHFDNLQRYPTKFFSHFRMSLTTFQELLLVLQDGLIRQNTSMRQSITPAERLAITLRYLGAGCSFGDFETTYNRGASTARMIVKETCKLIWNRLKAICIPEPTRDMWNEIASGFLQNTNFPNCVGAIDGKHIRIIHPFDSGSLYYNYKNYFSMVLLAVCDSNYLFTFVDVGCYGKASDSTIFKESELFKRIEDKSINIPLQRPVGNRQALNYSFVGDEAFSLSEHMLRPYAGRHLSSDKKIFNYRLSRARRCIECAFGILSNKWRILHHPLNTSIEFSEDIIKTCCILHNFVRKRDGYNFKHTLNIVGFENIEDTGIPTLRSCTTRDILKDYFINEGSIPWQENRI; encoded by the exons ATGGACTCCGACACGGAAAGTTTGCTCGCGCTATTGTTAATACGCAGACGACGTAGACAACGCCGTCACCGCCGATATTGGGTACATCCAATTTTAACAGGTCCAACAGTAAAACATAATTTGCATTTCGATAATCTACAAAGATATCCAACAAAGTTTTTTAGTCATTTTCGAATGAGTTTGACTACATTTCAAGAACTGCTGTTAGTGTTACAAGATGGATTAATACGGCAAAATACCAGTATGCGGCAAAGCATCACCCCTGCAGAAAGACTCGCAATCACATTAAG GTACCTTGGCGCTGGATGTTCATTTGGAGATTTTGAAACTACTTACAATCGTGGTGCATCTACAGCGAGAATGATAGTCAAAGAAACGTGCAAACTAATTTGGAACAGGTTGAAAGCAATATGTATACCAGAACCAACGAGGGATATGTGGAACGAAATAGCTAGTGGGTTTCTACAAAACACTAATTTCCCTAACTGCGTAGGTGCTATCGATGGGAAACATATAAGAATTATTCACCCATTTGACAGTGGATCATTATACTACAACTACAAGAATTATTTTTCGATGGTACTTTTGGCGGTTTGTGACTCTAATTACCTTTTCACATTCGTGGATGTTGGTTGCTATGGTAAAGCATCGGATTCAACTATATTTAAAGAGAGTGAATTATTTAAAAGGATTGAAGACAAATCTATTAATATACCTCTACAAAGACCAGTTGGTAACCGTCAAGCACTAAATTATTCATTTGTTGGTGATGAAGCATTTAGTTTATCCGAACACATGTTGAGACCTTATGCTGGAAGACATTTGTCTtcagataaaaaaatatttaactataGACTAAGTCGTGCTAGGCGTTGCATAGAATGTGCATTTGGTATACTTTCCAACAAATGGAGAATACTTCATCACCCATTAAATACATCTATTGAATTCTCAGAAGACATCATAAAAACGTGTTGCATCTTGCACAACTTTGTACGTAAAAGAGATGGTTACAATTTCAAACACACGCTGAATATAGTCGGATTCGAAAATATAGAAGATACAGGTATACCAACTTTACGATCATGTACTACACGGGACATATTAAAAGATTACTTTATAAATGAAGGATCAATACCATGGCAAGAAAACAGAATATGA
- the LOC117983642 gene encoding uncharacterized protein produces the protein MTNFDTERVIVEVQCRPAIWDQSSEIFKDRDAKSKAWLDICKVLFENFDDWSEAEKNIQVKKLQQRWKTARDTYIRVRSTKKKLKSGSGSRANKTYVYYNMLSFLDSNSNTQGEESADNFNQSVEQNASPRTSQNNTIIEEDLINVPSTSSSVTKETRSSKKRKCESPTDFELELLNYVKNNTADNMDEDLNFFKSLLPTVKKLSCFKKLLFRTKVLQALIDIEKEMIITIDDLSLTQNTVTNDLESLNVRSDTNNE, from the exons atgacaaattttGATACAGAAAGGGTAATTGTTGAAGTTCAGTGTCGTCCTGCCATATGGGACCAATCAAGCGAAATATTTAAAGACCGGGACGCTAAATCAAAAGCATGGCTAGACATTTGTAAAGTACtgtttgaaaattttgatgACTGGAGTGAAGCagaaaaaaacatacaag TGAAAAAGCTGCAGCAAAGATGGAAAACTGCAAGAGACACTTATATAAGAGTGAGGTctactaaaaaaaaacttaaatcaggCTCCGGTTCCAGGGCAAATAAAACATACGTTTACTATAACATGCTGTCATTTTTAGATTCAAACTCGAATACTCAAGGAGAAGAATCGGCAGACAATTTTAATCAGTCAGTAGAGCAAAACGCGTCACCGAGAACTTCACAAAATAATACGATTATTGAAGAAGATTTGATTAATGTACCTAGCACCAGCTCCAGCGTTACCAAAGAAACACGATCTTCCAAGAAACGTAAGTGCGAATCGCCAACTGATTTCGAATTAGAGTTGTTAAATTACGTGAAGAATAACACTGCAGATAATATGGACGAAGACTTGAATTTTTTTAAGTCATTATTACCAActgtaaaaaaattgagttgctttaaaaaattattatttcgtaCGAAAGTATTACAAGCTTTAATTGATATTGAAAAAGAAATGATTATTACCATTGATGACCTTTCATTAACGCAAAATACGGTAACGAATGATTTAGAATCCTTAAATGTAAGATCAGATACGAACAATGAATAA
- the LOC117983641 gene encoding uncharacterized protein, whose amino-acid sequence MDKLMLYYLSRRRRRRIAKKRRQPVSPFVESRLLCGEFVVKFGILRKNERFFFKYFKVSLQVYDELYSKLEPYLKTNNLRLKSTSIVSPMERFAMTLRYLVSGHTFVDIHLAYQTGLTTVRKIVTEVCQIIIERLKEECIPKFSRALWVETEKGFLTQAQFPNCIGAIDGKHIRIIRPPHSGSLYYNYKHYYSIVLLAMCNANYEFTYINVGVQGKESDSAIFTQSRLYEQINNDLIDIPPAKALPVIHNDKPTNIAATAALPYIIVGDEAFGLSSHVMRPYARALDLNYKKKIFNYRLTRARRYIECTFGIMANKFRILHRPLNVGKDKAICFLKTICILHNFIRSRSQINDFHDIVIIPDHIRSVRGLIGNTHRDSYTLRDSFADYFVADGQLSWQDRSIY is encoded by the exons ATGGATAAATTAATGTTGTATTATTTATCAAGACGACGGCGACGACGAATTGCCAAAAAAAGACGCCAGCCAGTAAGCCCGTTCGTTGAATCTAGGTTACTGTGCGGGGAATTCGTGGTGAAGTTTGGTATATTAAGAAAAAATGAaaggttttttttcaaatattttaaagtttcattACAAGTCTATGATGAATTATATTCAAAACTGGAGCCCTATTTGAAGACTAACAATCTACGATTGAAATCTACGTCAATCGTATCACCAATGGAACGATTTGCAATGACATTGCG atATTTAGTTAGTGGACATACCTTCGTCGATATTCATCTGGCGTATCAGACAGGACTAACCACGGTCAGAAAAATAGTAACAGAAGTTTGTCAAATTATAATTGAAAGGTTAAAGGAAGAATGTATACCAAAATTTTCCCGTGCGCTATGGGTAGAGACTGAAAAAGGTTTTTTAACGCAAGCCCAGTTTCCTAACTGCATAGGTGCAATAGACGGAAAACATATACGCATTATAAGACCTCCACATAGTGGTTCCCTCTATTACAACTATAAGCATTACTATTCTATTGTACTGCTTGCAATGTGTAACGCCAACTatgagtttacctatataaacGTGGGAGTGCAGGGTAAAGAATCTGACTCCGCAATTTTCACACAAAGCCGATTGTACGAACAAATCAACAATGACTTAATAGATATTCCTCCTGCCAAAGCATTGCCCGTAATACACAATGATAAACCAACCAACATTGCTGCAACCGCAGCTTTGCCCTATATTATTGTAGGAGATGAAGCATTTGGGTTATCTAGCCATGTCATGCGGCCATATGCTCGAGCTCTCGAtttaaactacaaaaaaaaaatattcaattatagGTTAACGAGAGCGCGACGTTATATTGAGTGTACATTTGGTATCATGGCTAATAAATTTCGCATACTCCATCGTCCATTGAACGTTGGAAAAGACAAAGCAATTTGTTTTCTTAAAACAATTTGTATTTTGCATAATTTTATAAGATCAAGAAGTCAAATTAATGACTTTCATGATATTGTCATTATACCAGACCATATACGTTCAGTTCGGGGGTTAATTGGAAATACCCACAGAGATTCGTATACATTACGCGATAGCTTCGCAGATTATTTCGTTGCAGACGGACAGCTGTCATGGCAAGATCGCAGTATTTATTGA